In the genome of Vicia villosa cultivar HV-30 ecotype Madison, WI linkage group LG7, Vvil1.0, whole genome shotgun sequence, one region contains:
- the LOC131619158 gene encoding putative pumilio homolog 7, chloroplastic, with translation MNDHRDHEYDHDYHRLSVDLSAMTLSDEDHHRHHQPNNINNSNVPRIRGRNVVDSNSNHNINNMPDFYETHAYNNNNNNTVEDETVTATYPRYQNNMGSPKSLFGVSSLSDIKWGMQKGNTFAGVSQMGSSLDLGNGNTVSYGHYYGHGRGRVVPVQLQNSSYNNPYEQQQQQRIVYPSPPTRSSFAAMENDFPSNPINPIMYASPNVNNAPSSALYYPSNSHFQLPQSPYPTRPIEEPLAFKCDNSFILQERDWNSFLGGAGAGAASKYSYSQGVVIPQTSHHFPVRTENTRAAIVADDDNDVQQPLMNFGYLPALQSYMIQTAKDQNGGRQLQKLVEEGSVDDKEMVFTGVIENIVELMMDPFGNYLVQKLLEFCREDQRLQIVHMLTKEPGQLVRTSLNTHGTRVVQVLISTIKSRRQIALVRAAIQPAFLELVKDLNGNHVIQRCLTCFSVQDNEFIFDAATKFCLDVATHQHGCCVLQRCIDYSKGKSQERLVKEICKHGFHLAQDPYGNYVVQYIIQMQIPSAIAKFTAQFRGNYVTLSTQKFSSHVVEKCLKYIPETRARIVQELLSIPRFECLLQDPFGNYVLQCALDNTKGSLLTSLVDAVRAHKNLRTSPYCKRTFSKIQLKK, from the exons atgaatgaTCATCGTGATCATGAATATGATCATGATTATCATCGATTGTCTGTTGATCTTTCTGCTATGACACTTTCAGATGAAGATCATCACCGTCATCATCAAcctaacaacatcaacaacagcaATGTTCCAAGAATCCGAGGTCGTAATGTTGTTGACTCAAACTCAAAccacaacatcaacaacatgcCTGATTTTTATGAAACTCATgcatacaacaataacaacaacaacactgtTGAAGATGAAACAGTGACAGCAACTTACCCACGTTATCAAAACAACATGGGTAGTCCAAAATCACTTTTTGGGGTTTCATCACTCTCTGATATCAAGTGGGGTATGCAAAAAGGTAACACCTTTGCTGGAGTTTCTCAAATGGGTTCTTCTCTTGATCTTGGAAACGGAAACACTGTTTCTTATGGTCATTATTATGGACATGGTAGAGGAAGGGTTGTTCCGGTTCAGCTTCAAAACTCATCTTATAATAACCcttatgaacaacaacaacaacagcgtATTGTGTATCCTTCACCACCAACAAGATCTTCTTTTGCTGCTATGGAAAACGATTTTCCTTCCAATCCTATTAATCCTATTATGTATGCTAGTCCAAATGTTAACAATGCTCCTTCATCAGCACTTTATTATCCTTCTAATAGCCATTTTCAGCTTCCTCAATCTCCTTATCCTACAAGACCTATTGAGGAACCCTTGGCTTTTAAATGTGATAATAGTTTCATTCTTCAAGAGAGGGACTGGAATTCATTCTTGGGTGGGGCTGGTGCTGGTGCTGCCTCAAAGTATTCATACTCACAGGGGGTAGTGATTCCTCAAACTTCTCATCATTTTCCTGTTAGAACTGAAAACACTCGGGCTGCTATCGTAGCTGACGATGATAATGATGTACAACAGCCTTTGATGAACTTTGGTTATTTGCCTGCTCTACAAAGTTACATGATTCAGACTGCAAAGGATCAGAATGGTGGTCGTCAGCTGCAGAAATTGGTAGAGGAAGGGAGTGTCGATGATAAGGAAATGGTGTTTACTGGTGTTATTGAGAACATTGTTGAGCTTATGATGGATCCTTTTGGGAACTATCTTGTGCAGAAGTTGCTGGAGTTTTGTAGGGAAGATCAGAGGTTGCAGATTGTTCATATGTTGACTAAGGAGCCTGGTCAGCTAGTCAGGACCTCCTTAAACACACATGG CACAAGAGTGGTTCAGGTGCTGATTTCTACCATCAAATCAAGGAGGCAAATTGCATTAGTGAGGGCTGCAATTCAACCTGCTTTTCTTGAGCTTGTCAAGGATCTCAATGGAAACCATGTCATACAACGTTGTTTGACCTGCTTTAGTGTTCAAGATAACGAG TTTATCTTTGATGCTGCAACAAAATTCTGTCTTGATGTTGCTACACATCAACATGGCTGCTGTGTGCTTCAAAGGTGCATTGATTATTCAAAGGGAAAGAGTCAAGAAAGGCTTGTCAAGGAAATCTGCAAACATGGCTTTCATCTTGCTCAAGATCCATATGG AAACTATGTTGTTCAGTACATCATCCAGATGCAGATTCCAAGTGCTATAGCCAAGTTTACTGCTCAGTTCAGGGGAAACTATGTCACCCTCTCCACTCAAAAGTTCAGCAGCCATGTGGTTGAGAAGTGCCTCAAATATATTCCTGAGACTAGAGCCAGAATTGTCCAAGAATTGTTGTCTATTCCCCGCTTCGAGTGTCTTCTCCAAGACCCGTTTGGAAACTATGTCCTTCAATGCGCCCTTGACAATACCAAG GGGTCGTTGCTTACATCTTTGGTTGACGCGGTCAGAGCGCACAAGAACTTGCGCACGAGCCCATATTGCAAGAGGACCTTCTCAAAAATCCAGCTGAAGAAGTGA
- the LOC131620629 gene encoding annexin Gh1-like, which translates to MSTLKVPHSPPSVSDDVEQLRKAFSGWGTNEDLIISILGHRNASQRKVIRETYAQTFGEDLLKALDKELTSDFERLVHLWALESAERDAFLANEATKKWTSSNQVLVEIACTRSSDQLFSAKKAYHVLYKKSLEEDVAHHTTGDYRKLLLPLVSAHRYEGDEVNLTIAKSEAKILHEKISKKAYNDDDLIRILATRSKAQVNATLNHYKDAFGKDINKDLKEDPKDEFLSLLRSTVKCLTRPEKYFAKIVRLSINKRGTDEGALTRVVATRAEIDLKIVADEYQRRDSVPLDRAIVKDTTGDYEKMLLALLGHDDA; encoded by the exons ATGTCGACACTGAAAGTTCCTCATTCTCCTCCATCTGTCTCCGATGACGTTGAGCAGCTCCGCAAAGCCTTTTCAG gttgGGGGACTAATGAAGATTTGATTATATCGATCTTGGGACATAGGAATGCTAGTCAGAGGAAGGTTATCAGAGAAACTTATGCTCAGACTTTTGGAGAAGATCTCCTTAAGGCCTTGGACAAAGAACTTACTAGTGACTTTGAG AGGCTGGTCCATCTTTGGGCGCTTGAATCTGCGGAACGTGATGCTTTTTTGGCGAACGAAGCAACGAAAAAATGGACATCAAGCAATCAAGTTCTGGTGGAAATAGCTTGCACCAGATCTTCTGATCAGTTGTTTTCTGCAAAGAAGGCTTATCATGTTCTTTATAAGAAGTCTCTTGAGGAAGATGTTGCTCATCACACAACCGGAGACTACCGTAAG CTCCTATTACCTCTGGTTAGTGCTCACCGCTATGAAGGAGATGAAGTCAACTTGACTATAGCAAAATCTGAGGCAAAGATACTTCACGAAAAGATTTCAAAAAAGGCTTATAACGACGACGATCTCATTAGGATTCTGGCCACAAGGAGCAAGGCACAAGTTAATGCTACTTTGAATCACTACAAAGATGCATTTGGAAAAGACATAAACAAG GACCTGAAAGAAGATCCGAAAGACGAGTTTCTGTCATTGCTGAGATCAACTGTCAAGTGCTTGACTCGTCCTGAGAAGTACTTTGCGAAGATAGTTCGTCTGTCGATCAATAAGCGAGGAACGGATGAAGGGGCTCTTACAAGAGTTgtggcaacaagagctgaaattGACTTGAAAATTGTGGCTGATGAGTATCAGAGAAGGGACAGTGTCCCTCTTGATCGTGCCATTGTTAAGGACACCACTGGTGACTATGAGAAAATGCTTTTGGCACTCTTAGGACATGATGATGCTTGA